In one window of Chryseobacterium phocaeense DNA:
- a CDS encoding T9SS type A sorting domain-containing protein, with amino-acid sequence MNVKLIFGIGFTIASLYLNAQEVPKNTGSKGSKINKKYLKHIQDITNAYQKNVQFAKEHNQKPPDEYYLQDFIATMDPETGTVHNKNYIDLEKKVENGKFRAGKGLKIFNGANNGQANKNITNLWVERGPYDTGGRVRGIMFDPNDPTGKKVWAGGVSGGLWYNNDITNASSEWTLVDAFWSNTTVSCITSDPNNPQIFYVGTGEVETGDFSGLGIWKTTNGGATWQHIFNTESGYASNGVKKGNYNIPAIKVVNNNGVSEVYAGVAGTYFGDAATFVGLNEAGLYKSTDGTNFTLVNSLLTTATRGYDIQDIEVGADNSIWIATRRSSFSNSTSGGRIFKSTDHGATFNNVYNVGNNSARVMVEVSSTNPLKAYALMQGATSSEPIRIAKTTDGGTTWISTNTAGSGITLPNPVDTGQPDNDFTRGQAFYDLVIETDPANDDHVYVGGIDSYKSTDGGATWTQYTKWSNNNVLGSTNISIVHADQHALVFNPKNPNQFVMGNDGGIFFAPDKNNLASTTAVGMRNKRFNVTQFYHGTLNPSASSANENMILGAQDNGTKRLSGAILANNFYNSSEVYGGDGAYTAFDDQDRYHIASYVNNYHIIFNSQGSYYLLATAAQRDAGQFINPLAVDRNLDIAYTNANASSSTSIVLNRISGLASLPLSLVRSQITIATVAAGEFVTDIFVSPYTTASSTLFIGLSSGKLYKVTNANATHSTSTINYNFGGYISDIKLGASENEIMVTVSNFNKTSVFYSTDGGTTWVSKEGNLPDIPVKAIFMNPLDNNEVILGTYYGVWGTSDFQASSPTWALYSDGLGKFKVNHFDYRPSDKTILAVTYGRGAFTTKVTNPALSTSNVQNNLMKNQVYPNPTRGPIHVKFENGKTVDIEIYDASGRLVMTKKNIKSDEEFNIEILGKGDYVLKALQNGTMIHTAVIVRK; translated from the coding sequence ATGAATGTAAAATTAATTTTCGGAATAGGGTTCACTATAGCCTCATTGTATTTAAATGCACAGGAAGTGCCAAAAAACACGGGAAGTAAGGGATCAAAAATTAACAAAAAATACCTGAAACACATTCAGGACATCACCAACGCATATCAAAAGAATGTGCAGTTCGCTAAGGAACATAATCAAAAACCACCAGATGAATATTATTTGCAGGATTTCATTGCCACAATGGATCCTGAAACCGGAACCGTTCACAATAAAAATTATATAGATCTTGAAAAAAAGGTCGAAAACGGTAAATTCCGGGCTGGTAAAGGCTTAAAAATATTCAATGGTGCCAACAATGGCCAGGCTAACAAGAATATTACCAATCTCTGGGTAGAAAGAGGCCCTTATGATACCGGAGGAAGAGTAAGGGGCATCATGTTTGACCCTAATGATCCTACTGGTAAAAAAGTGTGGGCAGGCGGTGTTTCCGGAGGATTATGGTACAATAATGATATCACCAATGCCAGTTCTGAATGGACTCTTGTAGACGCATTTTGGTCTAACACCACCGTATCATGCATTACGTCGGATCCTAATAATCCCCAGATTTTTTATGTTGGAACCGGAGAGGTAGAAACGGGAGATTTCAGTGGTCTAGGCATCTGGAAAACAACTAATGGTGGAGCTACATGGCAGCATATATTCAATACGGAGAGCGGATATGCTTCCAATGGAGTAAAAAAGGGAAATTATAATATCCCTGCCATCAAAGTGGTCAATAATAATGGAGTCTCTGAAGTATATGCAGGCGTTGCGGGAACCTATTTTGGAGATGCCGCTACATTCGTAGGGCTAAATGAAGCCGGATTGTACAAATCTACTGACGGGACAAATTTTACCTTAGTGAACAGTCTTCTTACTACCGCTACCAGAGGATATGATATTCAAGATATTGAAGTCGGGGCAGATAATTCCATATGGATTGCCACAAGACGAAGCAGCTTCAGCAATTCTACTTCCGGTGGAAGAATTTTTAAATCTACCGATCATGGGGCCACTTTTAACAACGTTTATAATGTGGGGAACAATAGTGCAAGGGTTATGGTAGAAGTTTCCAGCACCAATCCTTTAAAGGCTTATGCATTAATGCAGGGGGCAACCAGTTCGGAGCCTATTAGAATAGCTAAAACAACAGACGGTGGGACTACATGGATTTCCACTAATACTGCCGGATCAGGGATCACTCTGCCCAATCCTGTAGACACAGGCCAGCCGGATAATGATTTTACGAGAGGTCAGGCATTTTATGATCTGGTCATTGAAACCGATCCGGCTAATGATGACCACGTTTATGTAGGAGGAATAGATTCTTATAAAAGCACAGATGGCGGCGCAACGTGGACCCAGTATACCAAGTGGTCCAATAATAATGTATTGGGTTCTACTAATATTTCGATAGTACATGCAGACCAGCATGCACTGGTTTTTAATCCCAAAAATCCCAACCAGTTCGTAATGGGAAATGATGGGGGTATTTTCTTTGCCCCGGATAAAAATAATCTTGCCAGTACAACTGCTGTGGGAATGAGAAATAAAAGATTTAATGTGACGCAATTCTATCACGGAACTTTAAACCCTTCGGCCTCATCTGCCAATGAAAACATGATTCTCGGTGCTCAGGACAACGGCACGAAAAGGCTTTCAGGGGCTATTTTAGCCAATAACTTCTACAATAGTTCGGAAGTATATGGTGGCGATGGGGCGTATACGGCTTTTGATGATCAGGATAGATATCATATTGCATCGTATGTAAATAATTATCATATTATTTTTAATTCACAGGGATCCTATTATCTTCTGGCTACTGCCGCTCAAAGAGACGCGGGTCAGTTTATAAATCCCCTTGCTGTAGACAGGAATCTGGATATTGCCTATACTAATGCCAATGCATCAAGCTCAACGTCTATTGTATTAAACAGAATAAGCGGTCTTGCCAGTTTACCATTAAGCCTTGTAAGATCCCAGATCACTATTGCAACGGTGGCAGCAGGTGAGTTTGTTACCGATATTTTTGTTTCTCCATATACCACTGCAAGCTCAACCCTTTTCATTGGTTTGTCTTCAGGAAAGCTATACAAGGTGACCAATGCTAATGCAACGCACAGTACTTCGACTATCAATTATAATTTTGGAGGATATATTTCGGATATTAAACTGGGAGCTTCTGAAAATGAGATCATGGTCACTGTTTCCAATTTCAATAAAACAAGTGTATTTTACAGTACAGATGGTGGAACAACCTGGGTTTCCAAAGAGGGAAATCTTCCTGATATTCCCGTAAAAGCTATTTTTATGAATCCTCTGGACAATAATGAGGTTATTCTGGGAACTTATTACGGAGTATGGGGTACTTCTGATTTCCAGGCTTCTTCACCTACCTGGGCTCTCTACTCTGACGGCTTGGGAAAATTTAAAGTTAATCATTTTGATTACCGTCCGTCTGATAAAACCATTTTAGCAGTGACTTACGGAAGAGGGGCTTTCACGACCAAGGTAACCAACCCGGCTTTGTCTACCAGCAATGTCCAGAATAATCTTATGAAAAATCAGGTATATCCTAATCCGACGAGAGGACCGATTCACGTAAAGTTCGAAAATGGAAAAACCGTTGATATTGAAATTTATGATGCTTCCGGCAGACTGGTTATGACAAAAAAGAATATAAAATCCGATGAAGAATTTAATATTGAGATTCTGGGGAAAGGAGATTATGTTTTAAAGGCCCTTCAGAATGGAACCATGATTCACACGGCTGTGATTGTAAGAAAATAA
- a CDS encoding TonB-dependent receptor produces the protein MKKKYIFVLSLGMIGFVNAQEDEKDIDEIEIHARAKVIKEREEFKKHAQSTEIISEYEINRNNPAFIEQSLSTMAGVQVEKRTQLGGQRIVLRGYGNDQKFNNWGIKMYLNNIPLTGADGVTVLDDVNFGLINHIDVIKGPAATLYGGGSGGAVRLYIKPETQEGTSVSEQFNTGSFGLFQSSTSASSVGKNHALTANFTHIGSDGYRPHGKSIKNFYNINGEFKLNQNQTITVLASHGNSLEQVSGQISYEDYYNGIDNGNLAYIRRGAKTKFITSRAGVGHIWKISEDFSNHTTVFYTGTSGDRIAAGAYETSSASNYGLRSVFVFKKDWEYFKSQTEFGIEIQQSHSTITNYRFKSVKITDPPILKPAYDGSYFKYVNDQANYFAVEKITYKPWDLMFLAGVSINQISYNRKDLFAIPGLFLINGTNFYNKDLSFDKKFKAVATPHFALQKTWKNQIFNLSYSEGYNAPTSATSFTTGLNATNDDLIAEKAKMWDFSIQGLIGNTSIDYQFSLFNINIKDKLTQLRGTMNNPERTPYSYWANTGDQKNKGLEMSGGYTYTPKNSFIDKIQPFISYTYSNFKYSRFSTYLKEHAMPAAVNLYDNKNVVGVPKTKLSVGIDFDTKIGLYWQNTYSFMGSVYTDFANSNKVKSFGLLNSKIGYKHTFNKFDVDLFVIGNNLTNQINYTFLFYGNSINDTDMDNQYNNSAVYTDVNPGPAKAYFFTGFNVKYNF, from the coding sequence ATGAAAAAAAAATACATATTCGTATTGTCGTTAGGAATGATTGGGTTTGTAAATGCTCAGGAGGATGAAAAAGATATTGACGAAATAGAAATCCATGCAAGAGCAAAAGTTATAAAAGAACGTGAAGAATTTAAAAAGCACGCACAGTCTACAGAAATCATTTCTGAATATGAAATCAACCGTAACAATCCCGCATTTATCGAACAGAGCCTTAGTACTATGGCAGGTGTGCAGGTGGAAAAAAGAACACAGCTGGGCGGTCAGAGAATTGTATTGAGAGGTTATGGAAACGATCAGAAATTTAATAACTGGGGGATCAAAATGTATCTGAATAACATTCCTCTTACCGGTGCAGACGGAGTAACTGTTCTTGATGACGTCAATTTCGGTTTAATCAACCATATAGATGTCATAAAAGGTCCTGCAGCAACATTATACGGTGGCGGTTCAGGAGGTGCTGTAAGGCTGTATATAAAACCGGAAACCCAGGAAGGAACTTCTGTTTCCGAACAATTCAATACCGGATCTTTTGGTCTGTTTCAAAGTTCTACTTCGGCTTCCAGTGTCGGAAAGAATCACGCTTTAACGGCCAATTTCACCCATATTGGCAGTGACGGATACCGTCCTCATGGAAAAAGCATTAAGAACTTCTACAATATTAACGGTGAATTTAAACTGAACCAGAATCAAACCATCACTGTATTGGCTTCTCATGGGAATTCTCTGGAACAGGTGTCCGGGCAGATCTCTTATGAAGATTATTACAACGGCATTGATAATGGAAATTTAGCGTACATCAGAAGAGGGGCAAAGACCAAATTTATTACTTCCAGGGCAGGAGTGGGCCATATCTGGAAAATCAGTGAAGACTTCAGTAACCATACTACCGTGTTTTATACCGGCACTTCGGGTGACCGGATCGCAGCAGGTGCTTATGAAACTTCTTCCGCTTCCAATTATGGTCTCAGGTCTGTTTTTGTATTCAAAAAAGACTGGGAGTATTTCAAAAGCCAGACGGAATTCGGAATTGAAATCCAACAGTCTCATTCTACCATTACCAATTATCGTTTCAAAAGTGTAAAAATAACGGATCCGCCGATCTTAAAACCTGCATATGATGGTTCCTACTTTAAATACGTTAATGATCAGGCTAATTATTTTGCTGTAGAAAAGATTACTTATAAGCCTTGGGATCTGATGTTTTTGGCAGGAGTCAGTATCAATCAGATCAGCTATAACAGAAAAGATCTGTTCGCTATTCCCGGACTATTCTTAATAAACGGCACCAATTTTTATAATAAGGATCTGTCTTTTGATAAAAAATTTAAGGCCGTGGCAACCCCTCATTTTGCATTACAAAAGACATGGAAAAATCAGATTTTTAACCTCAGCTACAGTGAAGGATATAATGCACCGACTTCTGCTACATCTTTTACAACGGGGCTTAATGCAACCAATGATGATCTTATTGCAGAAAAGGCAAAAATGTGGGATTTCAGCATTCAGGGATTGATAGGAAACACTTCTATAGATTATCAGTTCTCATTGTTCAATATTAATATTAAAGACAAGCTGACCCAATTGCGGGGTACAATGAACAATCCGGAACGGACACCTTATTCTTATTGGGCCAATACAGGAGATCAGAAAAATAAAGGCCTTGAAATGAGTGGGGGATACACCTATACACCTAAAAATTCCTTCATAGATAAAATACAACCTTTTATAAGTTATACCTACAGCAATTTTAAGTATTCCAGGTTCAGCACCTATCTGAAGGAGCATGCAATGCCTGCTGCCGTAAACCTTTATGATAACAAAAATGTAGTAGGGGTTCCAAAAACAAAACTGTCGGTAGGAATAGATTTCGATACCAAAATAGGGCTTTATTGGCAGAATACATACAGTTTTATGGGCAGTGTGTACACAGATTTTGCCAATTCAAATAAGGTGAAAAGTTTTGGACTGCTAAACTCCAAAATTGGCTACAAACATACCTTTAATAAATTTGATGTAGATCTATTTGTAATAGGGAATAATTTAACCAATCAGATCAATTATACTTTTCTTTTTTATGGAAACAGTATTAATGATACTGATATGGATAACCAGTATAACAATTCTGCTGTTTATACTGATGTTAATCCAGGTCCAGCCAAAGCTTATTTCTTTACAGGATTTAATGTAAAGTATAATTTTTAA
- a CDS encoding dienelactone hydrolase family protein yields the protein MIRTLLLTACLISTGTVFGQKLKTVAYQDGSQKLNGMVTSNAGKKLPGVLILPAWKGIDDEAKTAATELEKQGYIAFIADIYGEGNIPADNASAGKASGYYKQNYDAYQKRISLALEQLKKNGAIADKIAVIGYCFGGTGALESARGSLPVVGAVSIHGSIGKDQTRKNGPIATKILVENPADDKGVTPEDYNNLIKEMNEGNADWQIITYAHSKHTFTDPKSPDYNEVMAKRAWNHTLMFLKEVLK from the coding sequence ATGATACGTACCCTTTTATTAACCGCATGCCTTATAAGTACCGGAACAGTATTCGGACAAAAACTTAAAACCGTTGCCTATCAGGACGGCTCACAGAAACTGAATGGGATGGTCACGTCCAATGCAGGAAAAAAACTTCCGGGCGTCCTGATCCTTCCTGCCTGGAAAGGAATAGATGATGAGGCTAAAACAGCCGCCACAGAACTGGAAAAGCAAGGCTACATCGCCTTTATTGCAGATATTTACGGGGAAGGAAATATCCCGGCCGATAATGCTTCCGCCGGTAAAGCATCTGGATATTATAAGCAAAACTATGATGCCTACCAGAAACGCATCTCTTTAGCTTTGGAACAATTGAAGAAAAACGGGGCGATCGCTGATAAAATTGCTGTCATCGGTTACTGTTTTGGAGGAACGGGCGCACTTGAATCCGCCAGAGGAAGCCTTCCTGTAGTGGGTGCTGTTTCTATTCACGGAAGTATCGGGAAGGATCAGACCAGAAAAAACGGACCTATAGCGACGAAAATCCTGGTTGAAAATCCCGCCGATGATAAAGGCGTTACTCCGGAAGATTACAATAACCTCATCAAAGAAATGAACGAAGGCAACGCCGACTGGCAGATCATTACTTACGCACATTCAAAACATACCTTTACAGACCCGAAATCCCCGGATTATAATGAAGTGATGGCAAAAAGAGCATGGAACCACACGCTGATGTTCCTGAAAGAGGTTTTGAAATAA
- a CDS encoding S41 family peptidase, with product MKKKLITLGLMLFLASGTFNSCLEESESITEANRYTSSDVRSYADLFEIFWKVMDQRYNYFYEQKRNDGMDWNTVYKVYYPKFEALKSYTPNSGATDADYQADAEKARQYFTEIVDPIIDRHFNVKIKMPYTKAGISITYTFYGGMKTKGPNTYPFDSKYGYMKDRLEDGALLSNNFLLAGNLKANPGVYYFSFKSFGLSSAMKINLLDKYLSPDPGNNLVLTPAAIESSAELNAIANVTTRNQVRDFTVNILNQWNSFPNSIDIKSFNEQIKNFKGTEVLSDQFLTLTQQTLTQSNNLVKYNLSSTYTPVLTNETLPYIQWFMQKMDEHAKYGYNLPQFQTAANSILSRAPFYKKFLNPLRNGDIKKIIIDLRSNGGGAVVDARFFSDRFITKNAIAYYQRTKEGNGQYNYTPWVPVQTKPHLFGIPKNIPTVILTDKGSASMSEMTTLMLKSQGAHVISMGDYSAGATAGLGGPDDFNGGTRDLVAGGILEFYMPLMAAKDANGNVIEGIGIQPDIYLTPPTDAELQQMKNSPTTFVDRVIDEALKYLATK from the coding sequence ATGAAAAAGAAATTAATCACCTTAGGCTTAATGCTTTTTTTAGCTTCAGGAACATTTAACTCATGTCTTGAAGAAAGTGAATCCATTACTGAAGCCAACCGATATACAAGCAGTGACGTAAGATCCTACGCAGATCTTTTCGAAATCTTCTGGAAGGTTATGGATCAGCGCTATAATTACTTTTATGAGCAGAAAAGAAACGATGGCATGGACTGGAACACCGTTTACAAAGTCTATTATCCGAAGTTTGAAGCCCTGAAATCTTACACCCCAAATTCCGGTGCCACCGATGCGGATTACCAGGCTGATGCCGAAAAAGCACGGCAATATTTCACAGAAATCGTAGATCCTATTATTGACCGCCATTTTAATGTAAAAATAAAAATGCCCTACACAAAAGCGGGAATTTCCATTACCTATACATTTTATGGAGGCATGAAAACCAAGGGCCCGAACACATATCCTTTTGACAGTAAATATGGCTATATGAAGGACAGGCTTGAGGATGGAGCTCTTTTAAGCAACAATTTTCTGCTTGCAGGAAATTTAAAAGCGAATCCCGGCGTCTATTATTTCAGCTTTAAAAGTTTCGGACTGTCTTCTGCTATGAAAATTAACCTTCTGGACAAATACCTTAGCCCTGATCCCGGTAATAACCTGGTTCTTACCCCGGCAGCTATTGAAAGCAGCGCTGAACTGAACGCTATCGCCAATGTAACGACAAGAAACCAGGTAAGAGATTTTACGGTTAATATTTTAAACCAGTGGAACTCTTTTCCAAATTCTATTGATATCAAATCATTTAATGAACAAATCAAGAATTTTAAAGGAACTGAAGTATTATCAGACCAGTTTTTAACTCTGACGCAGCAAACGTTAACCCAGTCCAATAACCTTGTAAAATATAACCTTTCCTCAACATATACCCCTGTATTAACGAATGAAACCCTTCCTTATATCCAGTGGTTTATGCAAAAAATGGATGAGCATGCAAAATACGGATATAACCTGCCCCAGTTTCAGACGGCAGCCAACAGCATTTTATCAAGAGCGCCATTTTATAAAAAGTTCTTAAATCCTCTTCGTAACGGAGATATTAAAAAGATCATTATCGATTTAAGAAGCAATGGCGGCGGAGCGGTAGTGGATGCACGCTTTTTCTCGGACCGTTTTATTACCAAAAATGCAATAGCCTATTATCAGAGAACCAAGGAAGGAAACGGACAGTACAATTATACCCCATGGGTTCCTGTGCAGACCAAACCTCACCTGTTCGGAATTCCTAAAAATATTCCGACTGTTATCTTAACGGATAAAGGCAGCGCCAGTATGTCTGAAATGACCACTTTAATGCTGAAAAGCCAGGGAGCCCATGTGATCTCAATGGGAGATTACAGCGCGGGCGCCACGGCAGGACTCGGCGGGCCTGATGATTTCAACGGCGGCACCAGAGATCTGGTGGCCGGCGGTATTCTTGAGTTCTATATGCCGTTAATGGCCGCAAAAGATGCCAACGGAAATGTGATTGAAGGAATCGGTATACAACCTGACATCTATCTGACTCCGCCTACGGATGCAGAATTACAGCAAATGAAAAACAGCCCTACTACATTCGTGGACCGGGTGATCGACGAAGCATTAAAATATCTTGCAACAAAATAA
- a CDS encoding outer membrane beta-barrel protein gives MKNKLCRTGSLLLFLLSTCIFAQKHHFNVGIDGGYTSSILHADLSNLVDSKYTTRPGFGVNLSGEYMVWKTFFVSTGIGLQQKNYQFERTGSRTGWYTRHTNNFLNIPLTVGAYILNNPYETTGVWLKVEGGMYSDYWLSMKRKGRYPVFGELQENGTFNYTEVQDTYDFEKNENQLNRWMYGLTGKAQVGYSFKKFNVYGSYSYQHGLSDINKDNEDKNQKATIRSYMISVGASYKFN, from the coding sequence ATGAAAAACAAATTATGCCGGACCGGCAGTCTGTTACTTTTCCTGCTCAGCACCTGTATTTTTGCGCAAAAGCATCACTTTAATGTAGGTATTGATGGGGGCTATACCTCCAGCATCCTGCATGCAGACCTTTCCAATCTTGTGGACTCAAAATATACCACCCGTCCCGGTTTCGGGGTCAATTTATCCGGAGAATATATGGTATGGAAAACATTTTTTGTTTCTACCGGCATTGGCCTTCAGCAGAAAAACTATCAGTTTGAAAGAACCGGAAGCCGCACAGGATGGTATACCCGGCACACCAATAACTTTCTGAACATTCCTTTGACCGTGGGGGCCTATATTTTAAACAATCCATATGAAACTACAGGAGTATGGCTTAAAGTGGAAGGTGGAATGTACTCCGATTACTGGCTCAGCATGAAAAGGAAAGGCAGATATCCTGTATTTGGCGAGCTTCAGGAAAACGGGACATTCAACTACACGGAAGTACAGGATACCTATGACTTTGAGAAAAATGAAAACCAGCTTAACCGATGGATGTACGGCCTTACCGGAAAAGCGCAGGTGGGTTATTCTTTTAAGAAATTCAATGTGTATGGCTCATACTCCTATCAGCATGGGCTTTCGGACATTAATAAAGATAATGAAGATAAAAATCAAAAAGCAACCATCCGATCATATATGATATCTGTGGGAGCTTCTTATAAATTCAATTAA
- a CDS encoding HAD family hydrolase, with protein MKIKNIIFDFGGVLMDWDPRYFFKDYFNDDEKMEYFLEHIAQSEWNEEQDRGRSLAEGTEIQVKKFPEWEKELRAYYDNWTVMLKSDIPQNVDILRRLEKTEYQLFGLTNWSEETFPYALENYDFFRIFNGKIVVSGTEKLIKPDPKIWHVLLERYNLLADESVFIDDNPRNIEMARSLGFTTIKINPDTNLEQELSDLGIKIH; from the coding sequence ATGAAAATTAAAAATATCATCTTCGATTTTGGCGGCGTATTAATGGATTGGGACCCGAGGTATTTTTTCAAAGATTATTTCAATGACGATGAAAAAATGGAGTACTTCCTGGAACATATTGCCCAATCTGAATGGAACGAAGAGCAGGACCGCGGCAGAAGTCTGGCAGAGGGCACCGAAATCCAGGTGAAAAAATTCCCGGAATGGGAAAAGGAACTCAGAGCTTATTATGATAACTGGACCGTGATGCTGAAAAGTGATATTCCTCAAAATGTGGATATTTTAAGGCGTCTGGAAAAAACAGAGTATCAGTTGTTCGGACTGACCAACTGGTCTGAGGAGACTTTCCCCTACGCATTGGAAAATTATGATTTCTTCAGGATTTTTAACGGGAAAATTGTAGTTTCCGGGACGGAAAAGCTGATTAAACCGGACCCTAAAATCTGGCACGTTCTTCTTGAAAGATACAATTTACTGGCAGATGAATCTGTATTTATTGATGACAATCCCAGAAATATTGAAATGGCGCGTTCTTTAGGTTTTACTACCATTAAAATCAACCCGGATACCAATCTGGAACAGGAACTCAGTGATTTGGGCATAAAAATTCATTAA
- a CDS encoding type I restriction enzyme HsdR N-terminal domain-containing protein codes for MELPKLNFQETFDFKFKKDKDKFFIYDLVRKTYLLLTPEEWVRQHWVHYYLTVKAYSPSALITERKILLNGLTKRIDLLVTEKTEPIILIECKAPQIKLTEKTFEQTARYNSIIGAKEIILTNGLQHINAYYENEQYLFYKPE; via the coding sequence ATGGAACTTCCAAAACTGAATTTTCAGGAAACTTTTGATTTTAAATTCAAGAAAGACAAAGATAAGTTTTTTATTTATGACTTAGTCCGCAAAACTTACCTTCTCCTTACCCCCGAAGAATGGGTGAGGCAGCATTGGGTACACTATTATCTGACCGTAAAAGCCTACTCTCCCTCTGCCCTTATTACTGAAAGAAAGATCCTCCTGAACGGCCTTACCAAAAGAATAGACCTTCTGGTGACGGAGAAAACAGAGCCCATTATCCTGATTGAATGCAAGGCACCACAAATTAAGCTGACAGAGAAAACGTTTGAACAGACGGCAAGGTATAATTCCATCATCGGGGCTAAGGAAATTATCCTTACAAATGGGCTGCAGCACATTAATGCCTATTATGAAAATGAGCAGTATCTTTTTTATAAACCTGAATAG
- the holA gene encoding DNA polymerase III subunit delta, with protein sequence MKELDLILKNIKNKEVLPIYFFHGEEPYFIDAAVKALEHDFLEEDEKAFNQTVVYGKDTSYQEILSLARQFPMMGDKQVIIVKEAQDLKFNEEENRVLETYVDNPVPSTVLVFAHKHKKLDSRKKATKALDKAKALFLSESVRDTNLPKWIADECAQLKIKTAPNISHLLAEYLGNDLSRIANELNKLKIILKEGEVLDGTIVENHIGISKEYNVFELQKALGTKNANAAFKIAHFMGKNPKNNPFVMMLANLYSYFSNVIIYQTMAGQPPQVIASQMGVNPYFIKDYAESARLYPLKHATRVISILREFDMKGKGLGAVNMGEAELIKEMVYKIINVDKIKMKV encoded by the coding sequence ATGAAAGAATTAGATTTAATCCTCAAAAATATTAAAAATAAAGAAGTTTTACCTATTTATTTTTTTCACGGAGAAGAACCTTACTTTATTGATGCGGCTGTAAAAGCCCTTGAACACGACTTTCTGGAGGAAGATGAAAAGGCTTTTAACCAAACCGTGGTGTACGGAAAAGATACTTCCTATCAGGAGATCCTTTCCCTGGCCAGGCAGTTCCCGATGATGGGAGACAAGCAGGTGATCATCGTAAAGGAAGCCCAGGATCTGAAATTCAATGAAGAGGAAAACCGTGTTCTGGAAACCTATGTAGACAATCCGGTTCCCTCTACCGTGCTGGTTTTCGCCCACAAACATAAAAAACTGGACAGCAGGAAAAAAGCCACCAAAGCATTAGACAAAGCCAAAGCCCTATTCCTGAGCGAATCCGTAAGAGATACCAACCTTCCCAAATGGATCGCAGATGAATGTGCACAGCTGAAGATCAAAACAGCTCCTAATATTTCACACCTTCTCGCAGAATACCTTGGAAACGACCTTTCAAGGATCGCCAACGAACTGAATAAACTGAAGATTATCCTTAAAGAAGGGGAAGTACTGGATGGAACAATTGTAGAAAACCATATCGGAATCAGTAAAGAATACAATGTGTTCGAGCTTCAGAAGGCTTTGGGAACGAAAAATGCCAATGCAGCATTTAAGATTGCCCATTTTATGGGTAAAAACCCGAAGAACAATCCTTTTGTGATGATGCTGGCCAATCTTTACAGCTACTTTTCCAATGTCATCATCTACCAGACCATGGCCGGGCAGCCGCCACAGGTGATTGCTTCGCAAATGGGTGTGAATCCTTATTTCATCAAGGACTATGCGGAAAGTGCAAGGCTTTATCCGTTAAAACATGCCACAAGGGTCATTTCTATTCTGAGGGAATTTGATATGAAAGGAAAAGGTCTTGGAGCTGTGAATATGGGTGAGGCGGAGTTGATCAAGGAGATGGTGTACAAGATCATCAATGTAGATAAGATTAAAATGAAAGTGTGA